In Maniola hyperantus chromosome 13, iAphHyp1.2, whole genome shotgun sequence, one genomic interval encodes:
- the LOC117987434 gene encoding pupal cuticle protein 20-like produces MSSITLTLLSALIALASCGRLEPQYLPPRLGGGNGGLGGAGGAGAGGGGGGGGNTGLGGGSFGGGGSGFGGGGGGSSGANIPILRYENENNGDGTYKFSYETGNGISAQESGAPRAPGPEGPAVTAEGAFSYRSPDGQQISLTYTADENGFHPVGAHLPTPPPIPDAILQSLEFNRRNPSSGEGSYNEGAYGGSGGGGGGGGGGSGGGSGGGSGGGRFGGGGSGGSGGAGGYHY; encoded by the exons atgtcttctatAACG TTAACATTGCTATCAGCGTTAATAGCGCTGGCATCATGTGGCCGCCTGGAGCCGCAGTACCTACCTCCGAGGCTGGGAGGAGGTAATGGAGGCCTGGGAGGAGCAGGGGGAGCTGGAgctggaggaggaggaggaggaggaggaaaTACAGGACTTGGGGGAGGATCTTTTGGCGGCGGAGGCAGCGGTTTTGGGGGTGGTGGAGGTGGTTCTTCAGGAGCGAACATTCCTATTCTTCgatatgaaaatgaaaacaaCGGGGACGGGACCTACAAATTCAG ttACGAAACTGGCAACGGCATCTCAGCCCAAGAAAGCGGCGCTCCTCGTGCTCCCGGCCCAGAAGGCCCCGCCGTCACCGCAGAAGGAGCCTTCTCCTACCGTTCTCCTGACGGCCAGCAGATCTCCCTGACATACACTGCTGATGAGAACGGGTTCCATCCAGTTGGCGCACATCTACCAACTCCTCCTCCTATTCCTGATGCTATTCTGCAATCGCTTGAGTTCAACAGACGCAATCCATCTTC TGGAGAGGGATCTTATAACGAGGGAGCGTACGGAGGATCaggcggcggtggcggcggcggcggcggcggcagcggcggcggcagcggcggcggcaGCGGCGGTGGAAGATTCGGCGGCGGAGGCTCTGGAGGCAGCGGAGGCGCAGGCGGCTATCACTATTGA